One Sulfuriferula thiophila DNA window includes the following coding sequences:
- a CDS encoding bifunctional UDP-4-keto-pentose/UDP-xylose synthase — translation MKKILILGVNGFIGHHLSKRILETTDWEVYGMDMMQDKVAEFAGNPRFHFFEGDITINKEWIEYHVKKCDVILPLVAIATPATYVNDPLRVFELDFEANLPIVRQCVKYHKRLLFPSTSEVYGMCHDEQFDPENSELVLGPINKPRWIYSCSKQLMDRVIWAYGMKGELDFTLFRPFNWIGPGLDSIHTPKEGSSRVISQFLGHIVRGEDIKLVDGGSQKRAFTDINDGISALMKIIENKDGVASGQIYNIGNPVNNHSIRTLATMMLDLAKKYPEYSTTAAKVNIVETTSAAYYGKGYQDVQNRVPKIDNTMQDLDWKPEYTMEQALAHVFDAYRDQVGAARALMD, via the coding sequence ATGAAAAAAATCCTCATTTTGGGTGTTAACGGTTTTATCGGTCACCACTTGTCCAAGCGTATTCTGGAAACCACAGACTGGGAAGTCTACGGCATGGACATGATGCAGGATAAAGTTGCTGAATTTGCCGGTAATCCCCGCTTCCATTTCTTTGAAGGTGATATCACCATCAATAAGGAATGGATTGAATATCATGTTAAAAAATGCGATGTGATACTGCCACTGGTAGCGATTGCTACACCAGCAACCTACGTGAACGATCCATTACGTGTATTTGAACTGGATTTCGAAGCTAACCTGCCTATCGTGCGTCAATGTGTTAAATACCACAAACGCCTGTTGTTCCCATCGACCTCAGAAGTATATGGCATGTGCCATGATGAGCAGTTTGATCCGGAGAACTCGGAACTGGTACTTGGTCCTATCAACAAGCCGCGCTGGATTTACTCCTGCTCCAAGCAGTTAATGGACCGCGTGATCTGGGCATACGGCATGAAAGGCGAACTGGACTTTACCTTGTTCCGTCCATTCAACTGGATTGGCCCGGGTCTGGACAGTATTCACACGCCGAAAGAAGGCAGCTCACGTGTCATCAGCCAGTTCCTTGGCCATATTGTGCGTGGCGAAGATATCAAGCTGGTTGACGGCGGCAGTCAGAAACGTGCCTTCACCGATATCAATGACGGCATTTCTGCATTGATGAAGATTATCGAAAACAAGGATGGCGTTGCTTCCGGCCAGATTTACAACATTGGCAACCCGGTCAACAATCACTCTATCCGTACTTTAGCAACCATGATGCTGGATCTGGCGAAGAAATACCCGGAATACAGCACCACTGCGGCTAAAGTGAACATTGTGGAAACCACATCCGCAGCTTATTACGGCAAAGGTTATCAGGACGTACAGAACCGCGTTCCGAAGATCGACAATACCATGCAAGATCTGGACTGGAAGCCTGAATACACCATGGAACAGGCGCTTGCACACGTATTTGATGCCTACCGCGATCAAGTTGGCGCAGCGCGCGCATTAATGGATTAA
- a CDS encoding formyltransferase: MTRAVVFAYHDVGVRCLSVLIDAGVEIALVVTHQDAPGDLIWFDSVAELAARYAIPTITPDDPNTPEIVAQITALAPDFIFSFYYKLMIKTPLLAIPKQGALNLHGSLLPAYRGRVPVNWAIIHGETETGATLHYMTEKPDAGAIVEQTAVPILGDDTAGDVFRKVTCAAEITLHRALPALIAGTAAAKPQDLTQGGYFGGRRPEHGKIDWSLSANAIHNLIRAVAPPYPGAYTTLSGKPLRVLRSRMIDQKANNDAKSVFFCDNHGCYVHCSGGGTLQLLALEWDGKHINPAEYLAVFGNEALYLA, encoded by the coding sequence ATGACCCGCGCGGTTGTCTTTGCCTACCATGATGTCGGCGTACGCTGTTTATCGGTATTGATCGATGCTGGCGTCGAGATTGCGCTTGTCGTCACACATCAGGATGCGCCTGGCGATCTGATCTGGTTTGATAGTGTTGCCGAGCTCGCCGCACGCTACGCCATCCCGACCATCACACCGGATGATCCCAACACACCGGAAATCGTTGCGCAGATTACAGCGCTGGCTCCCGACTTCATCTTCTCGTTCTACTACAAGCTGATGATCAAGACACCGCTATTGGCAATACCGAAACAAGGCGCATTGAATCTGCATGGATCGTTATTGCCAGCTTATCGCGGACGCGTGCCGGTAAACTGGGCCATCATCCACGGTGAAACCGAAACCGGTGCCACCCTGCATTACATGACAGAAAAACCCGATGCCGGCGCCATTGTCGAACAGACCGCTGTACCCATATTAGGCGACGACACTGCTGGCGATGTATTCCGCAAAGTCACCTGTGCGGCCGAGATCACGCTGCATCGGGCCTTGCCTGCACTGATCGCTGGAACCGCAGCAGCAAAACCGCAAGATTTGACGCAAGGCGGTTACTTTGGCGGTCGCCGTCCCGAGCATGGCAAAATCGACTGGTCACTGTCCGCCAATGCAATTCACAATCTCATTCGTGCCGTAGCGCCCCCTTATCCCGGCGCTTATACTACTTTGTCAGGCAAGCCATTACGTGTATTGCGCAGCCGCATGATTGATCAAAAAGCAAACAACGATGCCAAGTCGGTGTTTTTTTGCGATAATCATGGCTGTTACGTTCATTGCAGCGGTGGTGGCACCTTACAACTGCTTGCGCTGGAGTGGGATGGGAAGCATATCAACCCCGCTGAATACCTTGCGGTATTTGGTAATGAAGCATTATATTTAGCTTAA
- a CDS encoding glycosyltransferase, translating to MSSPQLSVVIPVYNEEQGLQVLFNRLYPALDALKLSYEIIFINDGSRDRSAAMLREQFNIRPDVTRVVLLAGNFGQHMAIMSGFEHCRGERIVTLDADLQNPPEEIQKLLAKMDEGYDYVGGVRQQRQDSSWRRHASWAMNKLRERITHVVMTDQGCMLRAYSREIIFAINHSKEVNTFIPALAYTYARHPGEVQVAHEERAAGESKYSLYQLIRLNFDLVTGFSLVPLQMFSLVGVGLSILSAFFVAYLAYRRIFYGPEVDGVFTLFGIMFFLMGVILFGIGLLGEYIGRIYQQVRQRPRYLIETVLEQEKP from the coding sequence ATGAGCAGTCCGCAATTATCTGTTGTCATTCCGGTTTATAACGAAGAACAAGGCTTGCAGGTGCTGTTTAACCGGCTCTACCCAGCGCTGGATGCACTCAAACTGAGTTACGAAATCATTTTCATCAATGACGGTAGTCGTGACCGTTCTGCAGCGATGTTGCGTGAGCAATTCAATATCCGGCCGGATGTTACTCGCGTGGTGTTGCTGGCAGGTAACTTTGGCCAGCACATGGCTATCATGTCCGGTTTTGAACATTGCCGTGGTGAACGGATTGTCACGCTGGACGCCGATTTGCAAAATCCGCCAGAAGAAATCCAAAAACTGCTGGCGAAAATGGACGAAGGCTATGACTACGTTGGCGGTGTGCGCCAGCAGCGACAAGATTCATCCTGGCGACGTCATGCATCATGGGCCATGAATAAATTACGTGAACGCATCACCCATGTGGTAATGACCGATCAGGGTTGCATGTTGCGTGCCTATAGCCGTGAAATTATTTTCGCGATCAATCACAGCAAGGAAGTCAACACCTTCATCCCTGCACTGGCTTATACCTATGCCCGCCATCCTGGCGAAGTTCAAGTTGCGCATGAGGAACGCGCAGCAGGCGAATCGAAATATTCGCTGTATCAGTTGATCCGCCTGAATTTCGATCTGGTTACCGGCTTCTCGCTGGTGCCGTTGCAAATGTTCTCACTGGTGGGTGTCGGCTTATCAATCTTATCGGCTTTTTTTGTCGCCTATCTGGCCTATCGACGCATTTTTTACGGTCCGGAAGTTGATGGTGTATTCACCCTGTTCGGCATCATGTTCTTTTTGATGGGCGTGATCTTATTTGGTATTGGTTTGCTCGGAGAATACATCGGCCGTATCTACCAGCAAGTACGTCAACGTCCGCGCTATCTGATTGAAACTGTATTAGAGCAAGAAAAACCATGA
- a CDS encoding DegT/DnrJ/EryC1/StrS family aminotransferase: protein MEFLPFTRPTIDEATIQAVSDVLRSGWLTSGPKVQAFEAQLSALMGGRDVRSLNSGTAALEIALDLIDIQPGDEVITTPLSWVATANVIVLAGAKPVFVDIDPHTRNIDLNLIAAAITPRTRAIIAVDLAGLPVDRDVLYGIANKHQLRVIEDAAQSFGASWGGRSIGSFGDLVAFSFHANKNLTTGEGGCLVLPDSAMVPMCEKLRLQGVVRAADGTMEVDVAGGKFNLTDIAAAIGLGQLPHLTEFTQRRRELAQHYFTKFDTSLGCELPIANFTDSNWHMFQIVLPLAHMSISRGEFIARMKARDIAVGVHYPPIHLFKLYRALGYTEGQFPHAEHVGAGIVTLPLFPTMTQSDVERVCSACAEILTEVKL, encoded by the coding sequence ATGGAATTCTTACCGTTTACCCGTCCCACCATAGACGAAGCAACCATACAGGCGGTCAGCGATGTGCTGCGCTCCGGCTGGCTCACCAGCGGCCCCAAAGTACAGGCGTTTGAAGCGCAATTATCAGCATTGATGGGCGGTCGCGACGTTCGCAGCCTGAATTCCGGCACGGCCGCTCTGGAAATTGCACTGGATCTGATTGATATCCAGCCGGGCGACGAAGTCATCACCACGCCGCTATCCTGGGTCGCTACGGCCAATGTCATTGTACTGGCGGGCGCGAAGCCGGTATTTGTCGACATTGACCCTCATACCCGCAACATCGATCTGAATCTGATAGCAGCCGCGATCACCCCGCGCACACGTGCCATCATTGCCGTTGACTTGGCAGGGCTGCCAGTTGATCGTGATGTGCTCTATGGCATTGCCAATAAGCATCAATTACGTGTGATTGAAGACGCTGCGCAATCATTCGGTGCCAGCTGGGGTGGCCGTTCTATCGGCAGCTTTGGCGATCTGGTGGCATTCAGCTTCCATGCTAATAAAAACCTCACCACTGGCGAGGGTGGCTGTCTGGTACTGCCAGATTCTGCCATGGTGCCTATGTGTGAAAAACTGCGTTTGCAAGGCGTGGTGCGCGCAGCTGATGGGACGATGGAAGTAGATGTCGCCGGCGGCAAATTCAACCTTACCGATATTGCTGCCGCGATAGGTCTGGGACAATTACCGCATCTGACTGAGTTTACCCAGCGCCGCCGCGAATTGGCTCAGCATTATTTCACCAAATTCGACACTAGTCTGGGTTGTGAATTACCCATCGCCAATTTCACTGATAGTAACTGGCACATGTTCCAGATAGTGTTGCCACTGGCGCACATGAGCATCAGCCGCGGCGAATTTATCGCGCGCATGAAAGCCCGTGATATTGCAGTTGGCGTGCATTACCCGCCTATCCACCTATTCAAGCTGTACCGTGCTCTGGGCTATACCGAAGGGCAGTTTCCTCATGCCGAGCACGTCGGTGCGGGTATCGTCACCCTCCCCCTATTCCCAACCATGACGCAGAGCGATGTTGAACGCGTCTGCTCAGCATGTGCTGAAATACTCACCGAGGTCAAGTTATGA
- a CDS encoding SMR family transporter, translating to MSAVSWILILSGVMLNAVAQLLLKAGTNSIGTFAFNANNIVPIGFKLATEPHIIGGLACYVISVVVWIMALSRVEVSVAYPMLSFGYVVNALAAWWLFGEAVSIERMIGIGVIIFGVFLITRS from the coding sequence ATGAGCGCAGTCAGTTGGATCCTGATTTTATCGGGCGTGATGCTGAATGCAGTGGCGCAACTGCTCCTCAAGGCCGGCACCAACAGCATAGGCACTTTCGCCTTTAATGCTAATAACATCGTGCCCATCGGCTTCAAGCTGGCTACTGAACCACATATTATTGGCGGCCTGGCCTGCTATGTGATCAGCGTAGTGGTCTGGATCATGGCGTTATCCCGCGTCGAAGTCAGCGTTGCTTATCCCATGCTGTCATTTGGCTACGTGGTCAATGCGCTGGCAGCGTGGTGGCTGTTTGGCGAAGCCGTCAGCATAGAGCGCATGATAGGCATAGGCGTGATTATTTTTGGCGTATTTTTAATAACGAGAAGTTAA
- a CDS encoding ArnT family glycosyltransferase, translated as MNSNRSATPQILLWLMFALTAILWFATLDHNALVRPDEGRYAEIPREMVQSGDWVTPRLNDLKYFEKPALQYWATAVAYSMFGEHNWTARLWAALTGFMGILLVYLTGSRLYNQRAGIMAALVLASSFLYFAIGHINILDMGVSFFMSLSLAALVLAQRPTATESETRWWMYVCWAGMGLSMLSKGLIGVAIPGAVLILYTLIQRDWGLWKRLHLTIGLLIFAAITVPWFVMVSHANPEFLWFFFIHEHVLRYLTPISGRVHPWYTFIPVVLLGILPWLAPMLHALWRGWERRPTTLDNFQVNRMLMVWIAFIFVFFSVSHSKLVPYILPIFPALALLIGERLSKISGKTLAWQISIMVPIALAAWWFAPLASKGASAEVPAALYDNFIPWIQAAALCWLVGAVMAMWLARREQIIAAVSVMAVAGLLMGQSVYIGYNALSPASSAYLIAQQIKPYLKPGVPFYSVAMYEQTLPPYLQRTMTLVAHPDEMYFGIEQEPHKWIPDVATFLQLWRQQPYALAVMSPVYYQQFAEQGLPMRVIARDTRRVVVETP; from the coding sequence TTGAACTCAAATCGCTCTGCTACCCCGCAAATTCTGCTCTGGTTAATGTTTGCACTGACGGCCATCCTCTGGTTTGCCACACTCGATCACAATGCGCTGGTTCGGCCGGATGAAGGTCGCTATGCGGAAATTCCACGTGAAATGGTTCAGTCCGGCGACTGGGTCACTCCACGGCTAAACGACCTCAAATATTTTGAAAAACCAGCTTTGCAATATTGGGCGACTGCTGTTGCCTACAGCATGTTTGGTGAGCACAACTGGACAGCCCGACTATGGGCAGCATTGACCGGCTTCATGGGCATATTGCTGGTCTATCTGACCGGATCACGCCTGTATAACCAGCGTGCGGGCATCATGGCTGCTTTGGTGCTGGCGAGCAGTTTCCTGTATTTTGCAATCGGCCACATCAATATCCTCGACATGGGTGTGAGCTTTTTCATGAGTCTGAGTCTGGCAGCGCTGGTACTGGCGCAACGCCCGACGGCTACCGAATCTGAAACCCGCTGGTGGATGTATGTCTGCTGGGCCGGTATGGGGCTATCCATGCTGAGCAAAGGCTTGATCGGCGTCGCCATCCCGGGCGCAGTATTGATACTGTATACGCTGATCCAGCGTGACTGGGGATTATGGAAGCGGCTGCATTTGACCATCGGCTTGCTGATATTTGCTGCAATCACCGTACCCTGGTTTGTTATGGTGTCGCATGCCAACCCGGAATTTCTATGGTTTTTCTTTATCCATGAGCATGTACTGCGCTACCTGACGCCGATCAGCGGGCGTGTTCATCCATGGTATACCTTTATTCCCGTGGTGCTGCTGGGCATCCTGCCCTGGTTAGCACCAATGTTGCACGCGCTATGGCGTGGCTGGGAGCGTCGGCCAACGACACTGGATAATTTCCAGGTTAATCGCATGCTGATGGTATGGATAGCGTTTATCTTTGTGTTTTTTTCCGTCTCGCATTCCAAGCTGGTGCCGTATATTTTGCCGATTTTCCCGGCATTGGCGTTGCTGATTGGTGAGCGGCTCAGCAAAATTTCCGGCAAGACCCTGGCCTGGCAAATCAGCATCATGGTGCCGATTGCGCTGGCTGCCTGGTGGTTTGCACCATTAGCCAGCAAAGGCGCCAGTGCAGAAGTCCCTGCTGCTTTATATGACAACTTCATCCCATGGATACAAGCCGCCGCACTGTGCTGGCTGGTTGGTGCGGTGATGGCGATGTGGCTGGCACGCCGCGAACAGATCATCGCTGCTGTTTCAGTCATGGCGGTGGCCGGCCTGCTGATGGGGCAATCTGTTTATATCGGCTACAACGCACTGTCGCCGGCAAGCTCTGCTTACCTCATTGCGCAACAAATCAAGCCTTACCTCAAACCGGGTGTGCCGTTCTACAGTGTTGCGATGTACGAGCAAACTCTGCCACCCTATCTGCAACGCACAATGACGTTGGTTGCGCACCCTGACGAGATGTATTTCGGTATTGAGCAAGAGCCGCACAAATGGATACCGGATGTCGCCACCTTCTTGCAATTATGGCGCCAGCAACCTTATGCTCTGGCTGTGATGTCGCCAGTTTATTATCAACAATTTGCAGAACAAGGACTCCCTATGCGTGTGATAGCCCGTGATACCCGTCGTGTCGTGGTGGAGACACCATGA
- a CDS encoding AI-2E family transporter encodes MLITSDTRPTASEISAWIIAAAVLIFVLLFHLLPALLAGLLVFELVHIISPWFARHLPGQRSKFIAVGLLSFTVITLLTLASVGLIAFFRSDAGSLTLLFDKMAEILESSRQIFPAWLLTSLPPDAEAFRLAITTWLRAHAAELQLAGKEAGRLAAHVLIGMIIGGMLALREVVPMDHYKPLARAMAERAQRIGLAFRRIVFAQVRIASINALFTAIYLVVILPLAGVHLPLTKTMIAITFLAGLIPVIGNLMSNSVIVIVSLSQSLNIAIGSLVFLILIHKLEYFLNARIVGSQIHARAWELLIAMLLMESIFGLTGVVAAPIYYAYIKDELVGRGWV; translated from the coding sequence ATGCTAATAACATCAGATACACGCCCTACCGCTTCCGAAATTTCAGCCTGGATAATCGCTGCTGCTGTGCTGATTTTTGTGCTTCTGTTTCATTTGCTGCCGGCGCTACTGGCAGGGTTATTGGTATTTGAATTAGTCCATATTATTTCACCCTGGTTTGCTCGCCATTTGCCTGGTCAACGCTCCAAATTTATTGCTGTTGGGCTGTTATCATTTACCGTAATCACCTTGCTCACCTTGGCGAGTGTCGGCCTGATTGCATTTTTCCGTTCAGATGCAGGCAGCCTGACTTTGCTGTTTGATAAAATGGCAGAAATCCTGGAAAGCTCCCGTCAGATTTTCCCTGCCTGGTTGCTTACTTCCCTGCCCCCTGACGCAGAGGCATTCCGCTTAGCCATTACCACATGGCTGCGTGCCCATGCTGCAGAGTTGCAGTTGGCCGGCAAGGAGGCCGGGCGCCTGGCGGCTCATGTATTGATAGGCATGATCATTGGCGGCATGCTGGCATTGCGTGAGGTCGTCCCCATGGATCACTACAAGCCACTGGCCCGCGCCATGGCTGAACGGGCCCAGCGCATAGGTCTGGCATTTCGCCGGATTGTTTTCGCGCAAGTGCGTATTGCATCGATCAACGCCTTGTTTACTGCGATTTATCTGGTTGTTATTCTGCCTTTGGCCGGTGTGCACCTGCCGCTGACCAAAACCATGATCGCAATTACGTTCCTGGCAGGTCTGATTCCGGTGATTGGCAATCTGATGTCGAATAGTGTCATTGTGATCGTAAGCCTTAGCCAGTCGCTTAATATTGCGATCGGTTCGCTGGTTTTTTTAATTCTCATCCACAAACTGGAATATTTCCTGAATGCCCGCATTGTCGGTAGCCAGATCCATGCGCGGGCATGGGAATTACTGATAGCCATGTTGTTGATGGAATCGATATTCGGCCTTACCGGGGTAGTTGCCGCGCCGATTTATTACGCTTATATCAAGGATGAATTGGTTGGGCGCGGCTGGGTGTAA
- a CDS encoding peroxiredoxin — protein MAVLVCKPAPDFTATAVMGNNEIKDITFSEFTKGKYVVIFFYPLDFTFVCPSELIAFDHRLDEFTKRGVEVLSVSIDSQFTHLAWKNTPINNGGIGQVKYTMLADIKHEIAKAYDVELDGSVALRGSFLIDRDGIVRHQVVNDLPLGRDIDEMLRVIDALQFTEEHGEVCPAGWKKGDAGMGASTEGVAKYLAENADKL, from the coding sequence ATGGCAGTTTTAGTATGCAAACCGGCCCCGGACTTTACCGCAACCGCAGTAATGGGCAACAATGAAATCAAGGACATCACCTTTTCTGAATTTACCAAAGGCAAGTATGTGGTGATATTTTTCTATCCACTTGATTTCACGTTTGTATGCCCATCCGAATTAATTGCTTTCGATCATCGTCTTGATGAATTTACCAAGCGCGGCGTGGAAGTATTGAGTGTGTCCATCGATTCGCAATTTACCCACCTCGCCTGGAAAAACACCCCGATCAACAATGGTGGTATCGGCCAGGTTAAATACACTATGCTCGCTGATATCAAGCACGAAATCGCGAAAGCCTACGATGTGGAGCTAGATGGTAGCGTTGCCTTGCGTGGTTCATTCCTGATTGACCGTGATGGCATCGTGCGCCATCAAGTCGTGAATGACCTGCCGTTAGGTCGTGACATCGATGAAATGCTACGCGTTATCGACGCATTGCAGTTCACTGAAGAGCATGGTGAAGTTTGCCCTGCCGGCTGGAAAAAAGGCGATGCAGGTATGGGTGCTTCCACTGAAGGTGTGGCTAAATACCTGGCGGAAAATGCTGACAAACTGTAA